Proteins encoded together in one Flavobacteriales bacterium window:
- a CDS encoding T9SS type A sorting domain-containing protein: MKLRSALTAMIAAATIAPAASQGTVDIGLFRNGDKLEVRIRPTENFNGIVSSIVFAVRWDRNSGASLGTLTQAGAPAQFLPLAKSGAVREHGAFNYQVYAGFGMLPLMELETSLAAGSETVIATLPVTGKGEFEIVNDAFTAEAVNNADYYISLGGRDVTGSIYKGLATAEEDGSVSILPNPNNGQFTFSFSVGSATDVTIEVVNALGQVVFNDMLRNFEGTYRKEMDLTSMSNGVYYLKIKRNGETSTHKIVYR; encoded by the coding sequence ATGAAACTACGCTCCGCACTCACCGCGATGATCGCCGCTGCCACCATCGCACCGGCCGCATCGCAAGGCACGGTCGACATCGGCCTTTTCCGCAACGGCGATAAGCTCGAAGTGCGCATTCGCCCAACGGAGAATTTCAATGGCATCGTTTCCAGCATCGTGTTCGCCGTGCGCTGGGACCGCAATTCCGGTGCGAGCTTGGGCACGCTGACCCAAGCAGGAGCTCCTGCGCAGTTCCTGCCGCTGGCGAAGAGCGGGGCCGTGCGCGAGCACGGCGCGTTCAACTATCAGGTCTATGCTGGCTTTGGAATGCTCCCGCTCATGGAACTGGAGACATCCTTGGCTGCGGGCAGTGAAACCGTGATCGCTACGCTGCCTGTGACCGGCAAGGGTGAGTTCGAGATCGTGAACGATGCATTCACCGCGGAAGCAGTGAACAACGCGGACTATTACATCTCGCTCGGTGGCCGCGATGTAACCGGCAGCATCTATAAGGGCTTGGCCACGGCCGAAGAGGATGGCAGCGTGAGCATCCTCCCTAACCCCAACAATGGCCAGTTCACCTTCTCCTTCTCGGTCGGCTCGGCGACGGATGTGACGATTGAGGTGGTCAATGCCTTGGGCCAGGTTGTCTTCAACGACATGCTTCGCAACTTCGAGGGAACCTACCGTAAGGAGATGGACCTCACCAGCATGAGCAACGGCGTCTACTATCTGAAGATTAAGCGCAACGGGGAAACCTCGACGCACAAGATCGTTTACCGGTAG
- a CDS encoding hotdog fold thioesterase, which yields MAFTVQQAEQANSLGGKTLVSHLGIRFSVDMSGHLCATMPVDWRTVQPMGLLHGGATAALAETLGSVGSALIVGVEGKDTVGIELNVNHLKGVRSGMVTATGDLLHKGRTTHVWDIKVRNEAGELCAACRLTNLIIERH from the coding sequence ATGGCGTTCACCGTGCAACAAGCCGAGCAAGCGAATTCTCTCGGCGGAAAGACCCTCGTATCACACTTGGGCATTCGCTTCAGCGTGGACATGAGCGGCCACCTTTGCGCCACCATGCCTGTTGACTGGCGCACGGTGCAGCCCATGGGCCTGTTGCATGGCGGTGCCACTGCTGCCCTGGCCGAGACCTTAGGAAGCGTTGGCTCTGCGCTGATCGTAGGCGTGGAAGGCAAGGACACCGTTGGCATAGAATTGAACGTGAATCATCTGAAGGGCGTCCGCTCGGGCATGGTGACCGCCACCGGCGATCTGCTGCATAAGGGCCGGACCACGCATGTGTGGGACATCAAGGTAAGGAATGAGGCCGGAGAACTTTGTGCTGCATGCCGTCTCACCAACCTGATCATCGAACGGCATTGA
- a CDS encoding AMP-binding protein translates to MAARASYPSIVKAFERITVDGMNLSGLDYYRIVDKLREKRRTDWHSEVLNTLLHLVLKRGGLPATTSGTTGPPKRFNIPRRDLVLSARLTGATFDLRPGDRVLHCLPSEFIAGKMMLVRAFALGLDIHLIDPRGSVLDNLEVQDQFRFVAMVPLQLHRAIQQDRARVERQFGTILLGGGPVSEALMEDTRTLDARVFQSYGSTETVTHVALRPLNGPAQEDHFTALGACHFARDPRGCLVVYTPHLTTEQHVTNDLVELIDDTRFRWLGRIDNVILSGGKKIFPEQLEAKTAGAIPYPHYFTHVPDPVLGQAVMLVLETERPQEEVMPEVLEKVMEVLHPHEWPRRVQALRRIARTESGKVIRAR, encoded by the coding sequence ATGGCCGCGCGCGCATCTTATCCTTCCATCGTCAAGGCTTTCGAGCGCATCACCGTCGATGGCATGAACCTATCGGGCCTCGACTACTACCGCATCGTGGACAAGCTGCGCGAGAAACGCCGGACAGACTGGCACAGTGAGGTGCTCAACACCTTGCTCCACCTCGTGCTGAAGCGCGGAGGGCTGCCAGCAACAACGAGCGGCACCACCGGTCCGCCGAAGCGATTCAACATTCCCCGCCGCGACCTGGTGCTGAGCGCGCGGCTAACAGGCGCCACCTTCGACCTGCGGCCTGGCGACCGTGTGCTCCATTGCCTTCCGAGCGAGTTCATCGCTGGCAAGATGATGCTCGTTCGGGCCTTCGCGCTGGGACTCGACATCCACCTCATCGACCCGCGCGGTAGCGTCCTTGACAATCTGGAAGTCCAGGACCAATTCCGTTTCGTTGCGATGGTGCCGCTGCAATTGCACCGCGCAATCCAGCAGGACCGTGCGCGCGTGGAACGGCAGTTCGGGACGATCCTGCTCGGCGGAGGCCCTGTGAGCGAGGCATTGATGGAAGACACCCGCACGCTCGATGCACGGGTTTTCCAGAGCTACGGCAGCACCGAGACCGTGACGCACGTGGCCTTGCGCCCATTGAACGGGCCGGCGCAGGAGGACCATTTCACGGCGCTCGGCGCATGCCACTTCGCCCGCGACCCGCGCGGCTGCCTCGTGGTGTACACCCCGCATCTCACCACTGAACAGCACGTTACGAATGACCTGGTGGAGCTGATCGACGACACCCGTTTCCGCTGGCTCGGACGCATCGACAACGTTATCCTGAGCGGTGGCAAGAAGATCTTCCCCGAGCAGCTCGAGGCGAAGACGGCGGGCGCCATCCCCTACCCGCACTACTTCACCCATGTGCCAGACCCCGTGCTCGGCCAAGCCGTGATGCTCGTGCTCGAGACCGAACGGCCACAGGAGGAAGTGATGCCCGAAGTTCTTGAGAAGGTCATGGAAGTGCTCCATCCGCACGAATGGCCCCGTCGCGTGCAGGCCCTGCGGCGCATCGCAAGGACGGAGAGCGGGAAGGTCATTCGTGCTCGGTAG
- a CDS encoding antibiotic biosynthesis monooxygenase — protein MIVRIVKMTFAPSNAERFLELFDSWKPRIRAFPGCTHLELLRDTSDPRIFFTYSHWESPEDLERYRTSDVFSEVWPTVKPLFAAPTAAWTVDRIAHLP, from the coding sequence ATGATCGTCCGCATCGTGAAAATGACCTTCGCACCATCGAACGCCGAGCGTTTCCTGGAGCTTTTCGATTCGTGGAAGCCCCGCATCCGGGCCTTCCCCGGCTGCACGCACCTCGAGCTGCTTCGCGACACCAGCGACCCGCGCATCTTTTTCACCTACAGCCACTGGGAGAGCCCGGAAGACTTGGAGCGCTACCGCACCAGCGATGTTTTCAGCGAAGTATGGCCCACCGTGAAGCCGCTCTTCGCCGCGCCCACCGCAGCCTGGACCGTTGACCGGATCGCCCACCTGCCCTGA
- the menD gene encoding 2-succinyl-5-enolpyruvyl-6-hydroxy-3-cyclohexene-1-carboxylic-acid synthase — protein sequence MTTSDHPAAAELARLCLAKGIRHAVISPGSRSAPLVVAFSKLEGMQCLQVIDERSAAFFALGMAQQLHAPVAMICTSGSAVLDYGPAIAEAFYQRVPLLVITADRPEEWVDQGEGQAIRQQGVLALHMKKSVQLPRLASDDLARWHCGRLINEAIDATLLPVPGPVHVNVPFAEPLYNTVDHVGDTKVIAQVMTEPFILPEHARWLVGQLSSCKKVMVLAGQGIWSEGLKKQLMQLASLPQVTVMTEATSNLDDAAFITCIDRAIEGVNAANEPDLKPDLLITFGGAVVSKRIKGLLRAWKTAQHWNIDLGQRHYDTYQSLTHDIAVSPEVFFAQLTGSVIGGESIYGEAWRMVDDRERRKHDAILSDTPWCDLKAFEAILARIPEGSDVHLANSTPARYAQLFDRKPGLRWFSNRGTSGIDGCTSTAVGSAFASQRPTTLITGDTAFLYDSNAFWNAHISPALRIIIIDNGGGNIFRYIEGPDTHPELLKWFEAPHGRDPLALVKSYELPWMEAKDEGALQRALEWLYGEHIKPGVLVVRTDAELSPKVLREYFKKLRA from the coding sequence ATGACGACATCTGATCACCCAGCCGCTGCGGAACTCGCGCGGCTCTGCTTGGCCAAGGGCATCCGCCACGCGGTGATCAGCCCTGGATCGCGCAGCGCCCCGCTGGTAGTCGCCTTCAGCAAGCTTGAGGGCATGCAGTGCCTGCAGGTCATCGATGAGCGCAGCGCGGCCTTCTTCGCTCTGGGCATGGCGCAGCAGCTCCACGCTCCGGTCGCGATGATCTGCACCAGCGGCAGCGCCGTCTTGGATTATGGTCCCGCGATCGCTGAGGCTTTCTATCAGCGCGTGCCGTTGCTGGTGATCACAGCCGATCGACCGGAGGAATGGGTGGATCAGGGCGAAGGGCAGGCCATCCGCCAACAAGGCGTGCTTGCGCTGCACATGAAGAAGAGCGTGCAGCTGCCGAGGCTCGCAAGCGATGATCTGGCTCGCTGGCATTGCGGTCGCTTGATCAACGAAGCCATCGACGCCACGCTCCTCCCCGTTCCCGGTCCGGTGCATGTGAACGTGCCCTTCGCAGAACCGCTGTACAACACTGTCGATCACGTCGGGGATACGAAAGTCATCGCACAGGTGATGACCGAGCCCTTCATCCTGCCTGAGCATGCGCGCTGGCTCGTCGGCCAATTGAGCTCCTGCAAGAAGGTGATGGTGCTGGCGGGCCAGGGCATCTGGAGCGAAGGCTTGAAGAAGCAGCTCATGCAGCTCGCCTCCTTGCCGCAGGTGACCGTGATGACCGAGGCCACCAGCAACCTGGACGATGCCGCCTTCATCACCTGCATCGACCGCGCGATAGAAGGCGTCAATGCCGCGAATGAACCTGACCTTAAGCCGGACTTGCTGATCACGTTCGGCGGGGCCGTGGTGAGCAAACGCATCAAAGGCCTCCTGCGCGCATGGAAGACCGCTCAGCATTGGAACATCGACCTCGGGCAGCGCCATTACGACACCTATCAGAGCCTCACGCACGATATCGCGGTCTCTCCCGAGGTTTTCTTCGCGCAGCTGACCGGAAGCGTGATCGGCGGCGAGAGCATCTATGGCGAGGCGTGGCGCATGGTGGATGACCGGGAAAGAAGGAAGCACGATGCCATCCTCAGTGATACGCCTTGGTGCGACCTGAAAGCCTTCGAGGCCATCCTTGCGCGGATCCCCGAGGGCAGCGATGTGCACCTGGCCAACAGCACGCCGGCGCGTTACGCGCAGCTGTTCGACCGAAAGCCTGGGCTGCGCTGGTTCAGTAACCGCGGCACCAGCGGCATCGATGGCTGCACGAGCACGGCGGTGGGCAGCGCCTTCGCTTCGCAGCGGCCCACCACGCTGATCACGGGCGACACGGCCTTCCTCTACGACAGCAATGCCTTCTGGAACGCGCACATCTCCCCTGCCTTGCGCATCATCATCATCGACAACGGCGGCGGCAACATCTTCCGATACATCGAAGGGCCGGACACGCATCCCGAATTGCTGAAATGGTTCGAGGCGCCGCACGGCCGCGATCCGCTCGCGCTGGTGAAGAGTTACGAGCTGCCGTGGATGGAAGCGAAGGATGAAGGCGCGTTGCAGAGAGCGTTGGAATGGCTCTATGGCGAGCACATTAAGCCTGGAGTGCTTGTGGTGCGCACGGATGCGGAGCTGAGCCCGAAGGTGCTTCGGGAGTATTTCAAGAAGCTGCGCGCTTGA
- a CDS encoding response regulator transcription factor, translated as MANARILLVEDEPTLRSTLRLNLELEGYAVTAAQTGPEALERLRGAHFDAVIMDVMLPGIDGFNVIETIRLEGNKVPVLFLTARTATDDRIRGLRVGDDHLGKPFDLTELLLRLGKLVARTGAHQKEGLDTFTFGGGSINFTAFEAVGTNGTTYQLTYREALLLRLLVEKAGEVVSREEILRKVWGYNVFPTTRTIDNFIVAFRKYFEPDSRIPRHFHSVRGVGYKFVP; from the coding sequence ATGGCCAATGCGCGCATCCTGTTGGTTGAGGACGAGCCCACGCTCAGGAGCACGCTCAGGCTGAACCTGGAATTGGAGGGCTACGCGGTCACAGCGGCGCAAACAGGCCCAGAGGCACTGGAGCGCCTGCGCGGGGCGCATTTCGATGCCGTGATCATGGATGTGATGCTGCCTGGAATCGATGGTTTCAATGTGATCGAGACGATCAGGTTGGAAGGGAATAAGGTGCCCGTGCTCTTCCTTACTGCCCGCACGGCGACTGATGATAGGATCCGCGGACTTCGCGTCGGGGATGATCATCTGGGCAAACCTTTCGACCTGACCGAACTGCTGCTCCGATTGGGGAAGCTTGTTGCCCGAACGGGCGCTCATCAGAAGGAAGGTCTGGACACTTTCACATTCGGTGGCGGCAGCATCAATTTCACGGCGTTCGAAGCTGTGGGCACGAATGGGACCACCTATCAGCTCACCTATCGTGAAGCCTTGCTCTTGCGACTGCTCGTTGAAAAGGCGGGTGAGGTGGTCTCTCGGGAGGAGATCCTGCGGAAAGTTTGGGGCTATAATGTCTTCCCGACCACTCGGACAATCGACAATTTCATTGTAGCCTTCAGGAAGTACTTCGAGCCGGACTCCCGGATTCCCAGGCACTTCCACTCCGTAAGAGGGGTGGGCTACAAGTTCGTACCCTGA
- a CDS encoding 1,4-dihydroxy-2-naphthoate polyprenyltransferase → MADLKHWLSAFRLRTLPLAVSSIIVGSVLAFDFEYRTGPGHFSESVLTLALLTAILLQILSNLANDLGDHQHGTDNAERVGPQRAVQSGAITPAQMKRAMIVCGALAFTSGITLIVTALGFSVTTLAFLLLGLLAISAAVKYTFGRNPYGYAGLGDLSVFLFFGIVGVCGTVFLHARHIEPIILLPAIAFGCFSAGVLNVNNLRDIKNDKASGKITMAVRLGFDAAKGYHGILIASGLIALIAFTALTFRAMPQWGWLITLPALGTHLRSVLRAHDPASLDPQLKKLALTTFFMALAFSAGLILAA, encoded by the coding sequence ATGGCTGACCTGAAGCACTGGCTCTCCGCCTTCCGCCTGCGCACGCTGCCCTTGGCGGTGAGCAGCATCATCGTGGGCAGCGTATTGGCCTTCGACTTCGAGTATCGGACAGGGCCGGGGCACTTCTCGGAATCCGTGCTCACCCTCGCCCTCCTCACCGCCATACTCCTGCAGATCCTGAGCAACCTTGCCAACGACCTCGGCGATCATCAGCACGGCACTGATAATGCCGAACGAGTCGGGCCACAGCGCGCGGTGCAGAGCGGCGCGATAACGCCCGCGCAGATGAAGCGCGCGATGATCGTCTGCGGCGCGCTCGCGTTCACTTCCGGCATAACGCTCATCGTCACGGCTCTCGGCTTCTCCGTCACCACGCTAGCCTTCCTGCTGCTGGGACTGCTCGCCATCAGCGCTGCGGTGAAGTACACTTTCGGCAGGAATCCGTACGGCTATGCCGGCCTAGGGGATCTGAGCGTCTTCCTCTTCTTCGGCATCGTGGGCGTGTGCGGCACCGTGTTCCTGCACGCGAGGCATATTGAGCCCATCATCCTGTTGCCCGCCATCGCTTTCGGCTGCTTCAGCGCAGGCGTGCTCAACGTGAACAACCTGCGCGACATCAAGAACGACAAGGCCAGCGGGAAGATCACCATGGCCGTGCGCCTCGGTTTCGATGCCGCCAAGGGCTACCACGGAATCCTCATCGCCAGCGGCCTGATCGCCCTGATCGCATTCACCGCGCTCACTTTCCGCGCGATGCCGCAATGGGGCTGGTTGATCACCCTGCCTGCACTCGGCACCCACCTGCGCAGCGTCCTGCGCGCGCATGATCCCGCCTCGCTCGACCCGCAGTTGAAGAAGCTCGCGCTCACCACCTTCTTCATGGCGCTCGCCTTCAGCGCCGGGCTTATCCTTGCGGCATGA
- a CDS encoding SRPBCC domain-containing protein, translating into MNIQDPETNVLRTLLVDAPPAAVWKALTDPKLARLYMGAMPCCELRPGMPVQWFVREESGDQTLVAKGTIMAVQPTERLRYTTYSPASKLPDEPASHTTVDLHLIPDGDGTRVELWQGDFAGLPDAARRAREAGRNWVEHLVGLKRVSEEVWEAKAA; encoded by the coding sequence ATGAACATCCAAGACCCCGAAACCAATGTGTTGCGCACCTTGCTGGTCGATGCTCCTCCGGCAGCGGTGTGGAAGGCACTGACCGATCCGAAATTGGCCCGTCTGTACATGGGCGCGATGCCTTGCTGCGAACTGCGTCCCGGAATGCCGGTGCAGTGGTTCGTGCGTGAGGAGAGCGGCGACCAGACGCTGGTGGCCAAGGGCACGATCATGGCCGTGCAGCCGACTGAGCGCCTTCGCTACACCACATACAGCCCGGCGAGCAAATTGCCCGATGAGCCTGCGAGCCATACCACAGTGGATCTTCATCTGATCCCCGATGGCGATGGAACACGCGTTGAGCTTTGGCAGGGTGACTTCGCGGGATTGCCCGATGCCGCCCGACGTGCCCGCGAGGCCGGACGCAATTGGGTGGAGCATCTGGTGGGCCTGAAGCGCGTATCCGAGGAAGTTTGGGAGGCGAAGGCCGCCTGA
- a CDS encoding o-succinylbenzoate synthase, translated as MIKARWIERTLNPRFELGTSKGPIHARTVWYLIAWNEEAPELKGIGEAALFPGHSKEFPADVKLKLTELCERTDNWARRTMTDLVDAPSVRFAVEQCLRDLEAGGTKTLFPSEFTLGRSGIPINGLVWMGDRSTMKQRIREQIESGCTTVKMKIGAIGIDDELALLKGVRQEFSASDITLRVDANGAFNARQAPEVLKRLAELEVHSIEQPVPPGLYEVMEELCATTPVPIALDEDLIGLNTRDAKVDLLDHVKPQWIVIKPSLVGGWGAAREWIELAQARGIGWWITSALESSIGLNAIAQFTATLNVSSAQGLGTGKVYTNNIPSPLIAEKGFLRYRPEEAWDLSMLD; from the coding sequence ATGATCAAGGCGCGCTGGATCGAACGCACGCTGAACCCGCGCTTCGAGCTCGGCACGTCGAAAGGCCCCATCCATGCGCGCACGGTCTGGTACCTGATCGCTTGGAATGAAGAAGCCCCGGAGCTGAAAGGCATTGGCGAGGCCGCACTCTTCCCAGGCCACAGCAAGGAATTCCCTGCCGACGTGAAACTGAAGCTCACCGAGCTCTGTGAGCGCACCGACAACTGGGCACGACGCACGATGACCGACCTCGTGGATGCTCCGAGCGTCCGCTTCGCCGTGGAGCAATGCCTGCGCGACCTGGAAGCGGGCGGCACCAAGACGCTCTTCCCCTCCGAATTCACGCTGGGCCGAAGCGGCATCCCCATCAATGGCCTCGTCTGGATGGGCGACAGATCCACCATGAAGCAGCGCATCCGCGAGCAGATCGAGAGCGGTTGCACCACGGTGAAGATGAAGATCGGCGCCATCGGCATCGACGATGAACTCGCTTTGCTGAAAGGAGTCCGGCAAGAATTCAGCGCCAGCGACATCACCTTGCGCGTGGATGCCAACGGCGCCTTCAATGCCCGGCAGGCCCCTGAAGTGCTCAAGCGGCTGGCCGAGCTCGAGGTGCACAGCATTGAGCAACCAGTGCCTCCAGGGCTCTATGAAGTGATGGAGGAATTGTGCGCCACCACACCGGTCCCCATCGCCCTTGACGAGGACCTGATCGGCCTGAACACGCGCGACGCCAAGGTGGATCTGCTGGACCATGTGAAGCCGCAGTGGATCGTGATCAAGCCGAGCCTGGTCGGCGGCTGGGGCGCGGCACGTGAATGGATCGAATTGGCGCAGGCACGCGGCATCGGCTGGTGGATTACATCAGCCCTCGAGAGCAGCATCGGTCTGAATGCGATCGCGCAATTCACCGCAACCTTGAACGTGAGCTCTGCGCAAGGACTAGGGACTGGCAAGGTGTACACGAACAACATCCCTTCGCCCTTGATCGCTGAGAAGGGCTTCCTGCGCTACCGTCCAGAAGAGGCCTGGGACCTATCGATGCTCGACTGA
- a CDS encoding chorismate-binding protein, with amino-acid sequence MPSHQPDHRTALTGTALIDELIRRKATFAAFRLPGEDARAYVQHSAELQTPHPGQQCFVLAPFDPAEGPVLCINPDIVLAIDEDRATLSGIAERTDGREHTLVRGLDRAGYRNAVAQSINAIRTGHLQKVVLARTIATELGHVTTGALFQAACAAYPSTFVALARTNRFGKWLGATPERLISAERNRIEADSLAGTLPASLAPGTAEAWGEKEREEQRIVTAEIADCLLANGAREVRVDEPAVKRSANLAHLHTRITAISEQQDALRLAAALHPTPAVGGKPASEAFEQIRALEPRPRSLYAGYWGPVEAEQAHLFVNIRCMEIAGQSALVHVGAGITGSSDPEAECNEVELKARSWLSLIEELGNRR; translated from the coding sequence ATGCCGTCTCACCAACCTGATCATCGAACGGCATTGACCGGTACCGCGCTGATCGATGAGCTGATTCGCCGCAAGGCCACGTTCGCTGCTTTCCGGCTGCCCGGGGAAGATGCGCGCGCCTACGTGCAGCACAGCGCGGAATTGCAGACACCGCATCCAGGCCAGCAGTGCTTCGTGCTTGCTCCGTTCGACCCGGCCGAAGGACCCGTGCTCTGCATCAATCCGGACATAGTCCTTGCGATCGATGAAGACCGTGCGACTCTGAGCGGAATCGCGGAACGAACCGACGGACGAGAGCATACGCTGGTCCGCGGCCTTGATCGCGCAGGATACCGCAACGCGGTAGCGCAGTCCATCAACGCGATCCGAACCGGTCACCTGCAGAAAGTGGTGCTAGCCAGGACCATCGCAACAGAATTGGGCCACGTGACGACAGGGGCCTTGTTCCAAGCCGCATGCGCCGCTTACCCATCGACCTTCGTTGCCTTGGCGCGCACCAACCGCTTCGGAAAATGGCTCGGCGCCACACCGGAACGCTTGATCAGCGCTGAAAGGAACCGGATAGAAGCGGACTCCCTTGCCGGCACCTTGCCCGCTTCCCTCGCTCCAGGAACCGCGGAGGCTTGGGGCGAAAAGGAGCGCGAGGAGCAGCGGATCGTCACCGCAGAGATCGCCGATTGCCTGCTGGCTAACGGGGCCCGCGAAGTGCGGGTGGATGAACCGGCTGTGAAACGCTCTGCGAACCTGGCGCACCTTCATACACGGATCACGGCGATCAGTGAACAGCAAGACGCGCTTCGCCTCGCTGCGGCCCTGCACCCCACACCAGCAGTTGGCGGCAAGCCCGCTTCCGAGGCCTTTGAGCAGATCCGTGCACTGGAACCAAGGCCCCGATCGCTGTACGCTGGCTATTGGGGTCCGGTGGAGGCGGAACAGGCTCACCTCTTCGTGAACATCAGATGCATGGAGATCGCCGGACAGAGCGCATTGGTTCATGTCGGCGCAGGCATCACCGGCTCTTCGGACCCCGAAGCCGAGTGCAACGAAGTGGAGCTGAAGGCACGATCCTGGCTCAGCTTGATCGAAGAGCTCGGCAACCGCCGGTAG
- a CDS encoding DNA alkylation repair protein — MDLCRMAERLKEMFNAVYFARLAKEAEAVYPPFKRATFLKEAQQGNEARELNARMRHASITLRTHLPTDFRKAVKVLKDLAPRMPKGYTALLYPDFVGQFGQEDPTFSLDALKYFTSFGSSEFAVREFIRRDVKGTLKVMRTWAEDENEHVRRLASEGSRPRLPWSFRLDAVLKDPKLTTPILERLRADDSLYVRKSVANHLNDFSKDHPAYMVDVLRSWDLKHPHTAWIAKHASRTLIKAGDPAALALFAFDTKVKVRVEDLTLSSKRIMLGDALEFSFTVISEAARAQQLIIDYAIHYRKASGGTSKKVFKLKEVELGPRASHRFTKRQRIVDFSTRKHYPGEHVVEILVNGRERVSAAFSLSC; from the coding sequence ATGGATCTTTGCCGCATGGCCGAGCGGCTCAAGGAGATGTTCAATGCCGTCTATTTCGCGAGGCTAGCGAAGGAGGCAGAAGCGGTGTATCCGCCGTTCAAGCGGGCCACCTTCTTGAAAGAGGCTCAGCAAGGCAACGAAGCGCGCGAGCTGAACGCCAGGATGCGCCACGCGAGTATCACGCTGCGCACCCATCTCCCCACTGACTTCCGCAAGGCGGTGAAAGTGCTCAAGGACTTGGCACCGCGCATGCCCAAAGGCTACACCGCGCTGCTCTATCCGGACTTCGTCGGTCAGTTCGGCCAGGAAGATCCTACGTTCTCGCTTGATGCCCTGAAGTACTTCACCTCGTTCGGATCCTCCGAATTCGCCGTGCGCGAGTTCATCCGCCGCGATGTGAAGGGTACGTTGAAGGTGATGCGCACCTGGGCCGAGGATGAGAACGAGCACGTGCGGCGTTTGGCCTCCGAGGGAAGCCGGCCGAGGTTGCCATGGTCGTTCCGGCTGGATGCCGTGCTGAAGGACCCGAAGCTCACCACGCCCATCCTTGAACGACTGCGTGCCGATGATTCGCTGTACGTGCGCAAGTCCGTGGCCAACCACCTGAACGACTTCAGCAAGGATCACCCGGCCTACATGGTCGATGTGCTCCGGTCGTGGGACCTGAAGCACCCGCATACCGCCTGGATCGCCAAGCACGCCAGCCGCACGCTCATCAAGGCCGGCGACCCTGCAGCGCTCGCGCTCTTCGCGTTCGACACCAAGGTGAAGGTCCGCGTGGAGGATCTCACGCTTTCATCGAAGCGCATCATGCTCGGCGATGCACTCGAATTCTCCTTCACCGTGATCTCCGAAGCCGCACGGGCGCAGCAACTCATCATCGATTACGCTATCCACTACCGCAAAGCAAGTGGCGGCACCTCGAAGAAGGTCTTCAAGCTGAAGGAGGTCGAACTTGGACCACGCGCCTCGCACAGGTTCACCAAACGCCAGCGCATCGTGGACTTCAGCACACGGAAGCACTACCCGGGAGAGCATGTGGTGGAGATACTGGTGAACGGAAGGGAACGTGTGAGCGCTGCTTTCTCCCTGTCTTGCTGA